In Tautonia marina, the DNA window CCGAGGCGACCATCGCCGAGCGGGGACAAAAGACCATCCTGTCGCCGAACCATCATCGGCCGCGCCGACCGATCCTCCGAACCAAGCCGGGCGATCGTGAGACGCCGAAGGGCCGCTCGTACCGATCGACCTTGCTTTGGCCAACAGGGCAATCTCTGCGGCCTGCGAAGCTGTTTCCGGGACCGCAGGTCGCGGTCCTCAGGGTTCGACCCCGATACCCATCCCGTCCCACGACGCTTCCAGGCGGTCGAGTTGCCAAAGGCGCAGAGCGTGCTCCCCTTCGACCGCGACGGCCAGCGATCGGCCGTCGGGAGCGAAGTCGAGGTCCCGAATCCCCCCACTTGCCAGGCCGAGAGTGGCCACATGCCGGAGCCTCGGGGCGTCGATCCGCCAGAGCCGAACGGCCCGATCAAACCCTCCCGAGGCCAGGGATCGGCCATCCGGAGCGATCGCTAGACACGTGACACCTCCAGGATGAGCGTCCTCGACCGCCCGGAACGGAACCCCGTCGGGAAGCGGAATCGTCATGAGCGACCCGCCTGAGGTTCCTGAGACAACCAGGCCGCCCTCCGGCCGAAGCGCCAGGGCCAGGATGGGACCATTTGCGTGGTCCCATTGCCGAATCAGGACCAGCTCACCCGCTTCGAGCCGAAGCAGGCGGGTCAGGCCGTCACGTCCCCCGGCCACAATCCAGGGCTCGGCCTGGGTCAGACTGGGAAGCCGGAGCATTCCCCGGACAATCTCCGCCCCCCGATCGCGCCAACCAACCAGCATTTCGTGGCGATCCAGATCCCAGCACCCAATCTCCGTCTGATCATCGAACAGTGCCCAGATCCGCCGGCCGTCTGCAGAATACTCCAACGTCGAAGGCAGCCTCAGGCTGATTCGCTCCGGAGGCTTCTCCGTGCCGATCTCCCAGAGAAAGACACCGGCCCCTGCCCCACAGAATGCCACGGAATCTCCTTCTGGAGCCACGGCCATTCCCAGGGGTCCGCCATCCTTCGCACCTTCGGTCGGGAGATCAATCCCGGCAAGCCGCTCCGATCCCTTGAGACTCCACAAATCGACCCTCACCAGATCGTCCGATCGGCCGAGCCGAGCCAGGGCCTGGCCACCCGGAACGAAGCCCAGGGCCTCGACCTCCGTTTCATCGAGGCCAACCGCCTCATACGCCGGGTGATGCGTCAATTCCACCCGAGTCGCCCTGCCCTTGCCGGTCGCGACCATCCAGTCCCCGTCCGGAGCGAAGGCCACGTCGATCAGGCTGTATCCGGTTCCCTCGGCCTCGTGGATGGAACCGACCATCTGCCCCGTATTGGCGTCCCAGAACTTGATCCGCCGATCGTCATCGTGTGAGCTGGCACTGACCAGCAGCGAGCCGGACGGGTGGAAGTTCAACCCGCTGAGCCCGTGGCGATGAGCGGCCGACACCAGCTCCGGGTCGGTCAGACGACGAACCACCTTCAAGCGATCACTCGAAACCAGGGTGATTGCTTCGAATCCTCCGGCGGCAATCATCCGGCCATCCGGGCTCCAGGCCAGCCGATTGGTCCCGACCTCCGGCCCTTGCTCGACCGACTCCAGCGTCTCCGGGTTGTGCCGATGTAACCGACTTCCCACCACACTCGCCAGGGCCCCCGATCGACCAATCGCCAGCGTTCGCACCGGCCCATCGCCGTGGAACTCGGCCACCGGAGCCTCGGGAGCACGTCGGGGAGCATCAAGGTCCCAGCGACGAAGCACCCCGTCGTCTCCGCAGGTGACGATCGACGGAGCGTCCCCTCCGGACGCAAAGGCCAATCCAAGCACATCCCCCTCGTGAGCCGACCAGACCTGTCGGTAAGGATCGTCCTGGTCAAGGTCCCAGGCATGCACCCGACCACTTCGCGTTCCGACGGCCAGCCAACGCCCCTCGGCATCGAAGGTCATCTTCCGAACTCCGTCTTGCCCCCCGTCACGAATCTGATCTTTCAACGACGCCGGAAAGGAGAACCGGCGACGGATCATCCCGCTCGGCCAATCGACCAGCACCACAGAGCAGACCAGGAACCCCTGCGCCTTGAACTCCCCCAGCGCGAGGGTTTGCCCATCAGGAGCGAAGGCGAGGCAGCTTGGATTCAGGCCGGGCAACAGGTCGTCGGCGGCTTTGAAATCGAACGTGGCAAGGCGTCCGGCGGCGATGCTCCGGAGCAAGGCGGCCCCCTCCTCGTCTCCTTGCGGACGAAGCTCGGCGGCCTCGGCCAGTTCGACGCTTGCCTGCCAGGTCCATCCGGGCCTGGGGGTTGCCGACCGCTGGCGGAGGCGGTCGAACAGGGCGTAATACCGTTGCAATCGCTCGGCCTCGCGCGCTGCCTGAGCGTCTCGATCGGCCTCTCGGGCCGCGGCCAGCGCCACCCCCCGATCAAGCCTCGCCTGCTGACGATCCAGCAAGACCTGCGCGATGAACCCCAGACTTCCCAGCGCCACGACCAGGGCCGCCAGGATCCCGGCCACCCAGTTCTGATGCCGTCTTGACCAACGACCGAGGCGGATCCCCCACGGATCACGACGGGCCGAGACCGGCTCATCGGCCAGCCAGCGTTCCAGGTCATCGGCCAGGGCACGGGCCGTCGGGTAGCGGTCCGACGGCTCGAAGGCCATCGCCTTTGCACAGATCGCGTCCAAAGACGGGTCGATCGACCGATCTCGGGACCGAGGCGAAACCACATCGCCCGCCTTCACCCGCTCCAGGATCTCCTTCGGCTCCGTCCCCTCGATGGGAGGATACCCGGTCAAGAGGGTGGAAAGCGTTGCTCCCAGACTATACACATCACTCGCCGGCCCGATCCGATCGGGATCACCGATCGCCTGTTCCGGAGCCATGAAGTGGGGCGTGCCTACGGCCACGCCGGGCACGGTCTGTTCGGTCGACCCCGACCCTCCTCCAAACAAGGCACTGGGCGGAGGACCGATGGCGACAGTGGCGTCGATCCCGGTCGATTCCGATGCGACAACCCGCGCCTCGCCCTCCTCCACCCCGAGGTCGTCGAGCGCCCGGGCCAGGCCCCAGTCAACCACGAGGGTCTCTCCGTGCGGCCCGAGCAAGATATTCGAAGGTTTCAGGTCACGATGGATCACCCCCCGACTGTGCGCGTAATCCACGGCATCGCACACCGCCAGAAATCGGACAATCAACTTTCGCAGGCGCAAGGCCCGGTTTCTCGGAGACCGGGGCCGCCCCTCGCTCCGGTGAAACCGCTCGATCGCATCACGGAGCGACTCGCCCCGAACAAACCGCATCGTGTAGTAAGGACGGCCATCCTCATGCCGCCCCAGCGCGTAGACCGGCACGATCCCCGGATGCTCCAGATTGCCCGTGATCCTCGCCTCAAGCAGAAATCGGGTCCGACTGGACAGGTCATCGGCGTATTGAGCCTGAATTTCCTTCAACGCCACGTCCCGATCCAGTTCCGTATCGTACGCGACATGGACCTCTCCCAGCCCTCCCCTGGCATGCAACCGAATAACCCGAAACCGGCCATCGCCAAGAGCCTTTGCCGAACGCTCCTCCTTGCGGATGCCCAAGCCTCCCGGAATCACGGTACCGTCCGGGTCAAGAGTCGCAGGCTCTAAATCAATCACATACGAACATGGATCGCCTTGATCCGTTCCCGAGGCTTCTTCGCTGGTCACGGTCGAGAGTGCTCGGAGACTCTGCCTCGGATCGTTCCCATGTTGCGAAAGATGCAAACGCATCAATTGCTCAACCGCGGCTTTTTTCTGCGCATCGAGCGAACCGAGGTCGTCAAGCACCTCGGCAATAAACCGGGAACGGTCGGTCGCCCACTGCTTGAGCGCCGCGTCCAGCTCTGAGATTGAGATCAAGCCCGACCGCGCGGCAAGCGTAGCGAACAGAAGCGATCGGTCATCATCGGCGATCGACATGGATGAGCCGGGGTCCGGGACTGCCGCTCGCGGAGGAGCGATCGACCGATCTTGAAGACTCGGACACGCCAGCGAACCGCAACCGCGCCCTGCAGACAATTTCCGTCGCTGGACGCCACGCGATTCTCGATGATAGTCTATCATCCCAGAACAGATGATTCGAGTTGACGAAGCCGATCCTGGCCGGCGTTGTGGGTCGGAGGGGGCGGCCTCGTCGCCTCAAGGGCCGGTCTCATCAAGGCCGGACACAAACTCCGATGGTTCAGATTCAATTGCCGGATGGTTCCGTTAAGGACTTTTCCGAAGGCGTCCGTCCCCGAGAAGTCGCGGCTTCGATCGGTAAACGGCTGGCCGACGCCGCCATTGCCGCCGTCGCCAACGGTACGATCGTTGACCTCGATCGCCCGCTGGAGGTCACGACCGAGGGACCAGTCTCCTTCCGGGTCTTGACTCCGAAAGATCCCGAAGCGCTCGACGTTCTGCGCCACTCGACGGCGCACGTGATGGCCCGCGCCATTCTCCGCATCTTCCCCGGGGCCCGGCTCGCCTTCGGCCCGACAACCACGAACGGCTTCTACTACGACATCGACCTGCCCGATTCCCGGACCATCTCCGAGGACGACTTCGAGGCCATCGAAGCCGAGATGCGGACGATCATCCAGCAGGCCGAGCCCTTCGAGCGCTTCACCCTGCCCGTTCCCGATGCCCGGCAATTCTGCGAAGACCTCGGCCAGCAGTTGAAGGTCGAGCACATCGATCAGGAATTGCACTCCTACGGCACCCTCTCCTTCTACCGCCAGGGAGAGTTCGTTGACCTCTGCCGGGGGCCTCATATCCCCCACGCGGGCAAGGTCGGAGCCTTCAAGCTCCTGTCGATCGCCGCGGCCTACTGGAAGGGCCGAACCGATGGCCCAATGCTTCAGCGCCTTTACGGCACCGCCTTCTTCGACCGCAAGGATCTGGAGGCGTACCTCACCCAGATCGAGGAGGCCAAGAAGCGCGACCACCGCAAGCTCGGTAAGGAACTCGGCCTGTTCACCCTTTCCGAGAAGGTCGGCTCGGGCCTGATCCTCTGGATGCCCAAGGGGTCGATCGTCCGCGGCATCCTCGAACAGTTCTTAAAAGACGAACTGCTTAAGCGAGGATATGAGCCGGTCTACACCCCTCATATCGGCAAGGTCGAACTCTACAAGACGAGCGGCCATTACCCGTACTACCGCGACTCGCAGTTCCCCACGCTCAAGATGCTGAGCGACCCGGCGATGGCCCTCGTCGCCGGGCTTGAGCGAAATGAGCTGGACGACGAAACCCAGAAGATTCTCCTGGCCGAAGCCCGCATCGACGACACCCCCTACTGGAAGCTCGACGCCGCGGGCCGTATCGGCTACGTCATGGAACATGGCGTGAGCGAAGAATATCTGCTCAAGCCGATGAACTGTCCTCATCACATCCAGATTTATGCCGCCCAACCACGGAGCTATCGCGATCTCCCCGTGCGGTTCGCCGAGTTCGGCACCGTCTATCGCTACGAGCAATCGGGCCAGCTCGCCGGTCTGACCCGCGTCCGAGGGTTTACCCAGGACGACGCCCACCTGTTCTGCACCCCCGATCAGGTCCGTGGTGAGTTCCGCGAGACGATGGAGCTGACCCAGTTCATTCTCGGTAGCCTCGGACTGAATGATTACCGCGTCCGGCTCTCCAAGAGCGACCGCAACGACCCGAAGTTTCAGGGAGCCGATTTCGACGTCTGGGAACGAGCCGAGGCCGACATCCGCGCCGTGCTCGATGAGATGGGCCTCGCTTATGAGGAAGCCGAAGGCGAAGCCGCCTTCTACGGCCCGAAGGCCGACTTCGTCGTCCGAGACTGCCTAGGCCGCCAGTGGCAGCTCGGCACCGTGCAGCTTGACTACGTCTTGCCCGAGCGCTTCGAGCTGGAATACACCGGGGCCGACAACAAACCGCACCGGCCGGTCATGATCCATCGCGCCCCGTTTGGCTCGATGGAGCGGTTCATGGGCATCCTCATCGAGCACTTCGCCGGAGCCTTCCCGCTCTGGCTCGCTCCGGAACAGGTCCGCGTCTTGCCCATCTCGGACAAGGTCGCCGACTACGCCCAGGAGGTCCTCAACGAGCTGAAGACCGCCGGCCTCCGTGCCGCGATCGACCGCCGACCCGAGAAGATCGGCGCCAAGATCCGCGACGCCCAGCTCGAAAAGATTCCCGTTATGCTCGTCGTCGGTGCCAAGGAAGCCGAGGCCCGCCTCGTCGCCTACCGCGACCGGATCGACGGCGACCAGGGAACCCTTCCCCTCGCCGACGCCATCGCCCGCCTCCGCGCCGAATCCGACGCCCGTACCATCCGCCAGACCGTCACCCCCTCGGCTCCTGAGCCCGTCACCCCCGAGAGCGAGGGGGAAAAGCACGCCTATTAAACCGTGCTGGACCACTTCGACCTCAAGGCCCGAGAGACGATCACGCCTGCGAAATCGCCTCTCGGGCCGTTGCAACGCCCAGGCGGAATCGTTCTGCGGCCGAGTCAATCGCTTTGGAACGGCGGGCCTCGGCGGCGTCGGGATCGGTGTGAAGGGTGAGTAACCGAGCGGCAACCTCCGCGCCGGTGACGTCCTCAACATCCATCATCCAATCACCAAGGCCGAGGTCGGGGTACATCTGCCCCTTCCAGGTGTCGGTCGGCTGGCGGACGTAGAGGGCCGGGGTGCCGCCGGCCAGGGCGATGATCGGCGAGTGACACTCGTGGCTCACCACCGCCGCGGCCTGGCGATAGACGGACGCAGCCTCATCGGTCAGCCAGTAGCGGTCGAGCGGGACGGTCTTGGCCTTCACATCGTCGGGCAAGGGGTCGAAGACAAGTGGCCGGATGATCTCGACCTGATAGGTCATCTCCGGGACGATCAGGGCCTTGCCTCCGGTCTCGCGGACCCAGGCGATCAGCGCCTCGCGGAGCTTTGCATGGTCCTGCTCGGCGAACTGCTCGTTGATGGCCAAGCGCTCGGCGATTTGCGCCTCGGGAACCGATCCCGGCCGCATTTCCCAGTACGGCGTGTACCGGAGCCGGGGAACGAAGCAGGCGAAGCGGCCCGGCTCAAGCCCATGCTCGGTCCTCAGCCGGTCGGCCGACTCCTCGTCACGCAGGTCGAGGGCAAAGGTTGCGTCGGGCACGAATCGCACGTTCGGCCCGTCGATCCCGGCTTCCTTCACCAGCGCCAGCGATCGCGTCTCTCTCGTGAAGACGAACGAAGCGGCCGCAAGGAGGTCTCGCGTTGCGTCGCTGATCGCGCTGATCGTCACGCCGAACAGGCCGAAGGGCTTGTCGGTGGCCGCTCGCCACTGACGGATCGACGAGGCGCCGACGATCGATGGTCCGGAGCCGTGCAGCAAGAGATCGGCCGAGGCGATCGCCTCGTCGACCGTCGGGTCATCGGCCCGAGGCTCGCCCACCTGCTGCTCCCGAATCAACCGCAGGCTCGGGAAGCGGGCGCGGAGCATCGGCTCGACCCCCCGGTCGAGCGGGCGGCTCGGCCAGAGGATGACCTCGGCCTCGGGCCAGTGCTGCTCCAGCACGGCAATCAGGCCCGGCGTATGGGCGATATCGCCGATATTCTCGGTCTGCCAGCCGGAGCGGAGCAGGACCGTCGGCACATCAAGACGCCCCGGCCTGGCGGCGGCGGCCAGGGCCGGGGCGATCAGCGCACTCAGGGCTTCGCGACGGGTGCAGCTCATGCCGTGGCTCCCGATCGAGCCGGAGGGTCGGCCAGACGAACTCAGGGGCGGCCGATCAGGAGGCTCGCATTGTGGCCGCCGAAGCCAAAGCTGTTCGACATCACCCGATCGACGCGCACCTCTCGGGCGGTGTGCGGAATGTAGTCGAGGTCGCAGCCTTCACCGGGTTCGTCCAGGTTGATCGTCGGCGGCAAGACGCCTCGGTGGATCGCCAGCGCCGACGCCACCAGTTCCACGCCTCCCGAAGCCCCCAGCAAGTGCCCAAGGTGGCTCTTGGTGCTGGAAACCATCAGGCCGTTCTTCGCATGGTCGCCGAAGATCGTCTTCATGGCCTTCGTCTCGGCCAGGTCTCCCAGGCCAGTACTCGTGCCGTGGGCATTGATATAGCCGACGCTCGACGGGTCGCATTTCGCGTCGTTGAGGCACATCCGCATGGCTCGGGCGGCTCCTCGGCCTTCCTCGTCCGGAGCGGTGATGTGCGAACCGTCGGCCGACATGCCGTAGCCGAGGACCTCGGCATAAAGGCGAGCCCCTCGGGCTCGGGCCACTTCCTCGGCCTCAATGATCAGCACACCGGCCCCTTCGGCCAGCACGAAGCCGTCGCGATCCTTGTCAAACGGGCGACTCGCGTGCTGCGGGTCATCATTGCGGGTCGAGAGGGCCCGCATCGAGGCAAACCCGCCGAGCCCCATGTGAGTAATGGCCGCCTCGCTCCCACCGGTGACCATCAGGTCAGCCCAACCGGCCTGAATCGCCTTGAAGGCATCGCCGATCGCGTTGGCGGCACTGGCGCAAGCGGTTGCCATGGCGGAGGTCGGGCCTTTCAGACCGTACTTGATCGAAATCTGCCCGCTGGCTGCGTTGACCATCAGCTTGGGGATGGTAAACGCACTGATCTGCCTCGGGCCCTTCTCGATCAGGTTGCGGTGCTGTTCCTCGAACTCGTTCAGCCCTCCGATACCCGACCCGATATACACGCCACAACGTTCGTGGGGGATGGGAGGAGCGTTGATGAAATCGAGCCCGGCATCCTGAACCGCCGATTCGGCGGCGACCAGTGCGAACTGGGCAAAGCGATCGAGCCGACGGGCCTCCTTGTGCCCGAAGCGGGCATCGGGATCCCAGTCGCGCACCTGCCCTCCGAAATGGACCTTGAACGGCGTGGTATCAAAGAGCGTCAGCGGGCCAACCCCGCTCCGTCCTTCGAGCAACCCGGCCCAGAAGTCCTTGAGGGTTTCGCCCAGACCGGTGACGACACCCATGCCCGTAATAAAAACGCGACGCGACATGACGATCGATCTCGGTTCGGCCCGGCGTGGCCTCGGCGGGGAGAACCCCGCCGGGTGACTCGCTTGCAGCCTTGCAATGGGCGAGAAGCGGTTGCGGTTACTTACTATGTTCCTGGATGTAATCCACCGCCTGGCCGACGGTCTGGATCTTCTCGGCTTCCTCGTCCGGGATTTGGATATCGAACTCTTCTTCGAATTCCATCACCAGTTCGACGGTGTCCAGCGAGTCGGCGCCCAGGTCCTTGATGAACTCGGTCTCGCGAGTGATCTGGTCCTTGGCGACGCCCATCTGCTCGCTGACGATCTCCACGACACGTTCTTCGATCGACACGGGCGGACCTCCTTGGTCACGGGGGCAACGGCCGGCCCCCGCCCGTCCGTGGACGATCGGCAGCGGCCCGGATGCCGGCGGGTCAGATTACGGGATGAGTGCGTTGCAAATGCGGATGGTGGGGTGAACCGGCCCAATCGTGGCAGGCATCCTCATGCGTGCCTCGATCGTCAGTCCTTGTCCGAAAGGGCCTCCGTCCACCGAGCGGAGGCTCATGGCCGGCCGACATTCGGGTCGATCAAGACCCCGAGGGCAACACCTTATCAGCGCGCCCCCGGATTGTCCAGACTGCCTACGCCATGACCGACCCGCTCGCGTCCGCTTCGGATCGGCCTCGATTGCTCAATACTCCCCTCAAGCGGTCATTCCGCCATCGACGGCAATAACCTGCCCGGTCAGGTAGCGTGCTCCGGGACCGGAAAGATAACAGACCAGATCGGCAATATCGTCAACCTGGCCGAACTTTTTCATCGGAACATGATCTTTGACCACGTCTTTCACCTTGTCGGGCAAGACATCGGTCATGTCCGTCTCGATAAAGCCAGGGGCCACCGCATTGACGGTGATGTTCCTCGTCGCCAGCTCCCGGGCGACCGTTCGGGTAAACCCGATCAGCCCTGCCTTGCTGGCCGAATAATTCGCCTGGCCCGGATTGCCCATCAACCCAGCCACGCTGGAGATGTTGACGATCCGCCCATAGCGCTGGCGCATCATCACCGCTCCCACGGCCCGAGTGAAGTAAAACGCCCCGAACAGGTTCGTTTCCAGCACGTCTCGGAAGGCCTCGTCCTCCATCCGGAGCATGAGGCCGTCCTTCGTGATCCCGGCGTTATTGACCAGGACGTGAACCTTCTCGAATTTCGCTTCGACCTCGCTCACAATCCGGCTCACGTCCTCGGAGCTGGCCACGCTGCCCGCGAAGGCCTCGGCCGTGCCACCGGCCGACCGGATTGCCTCGATCGTGCCGGCAAGCCCGTCGACCGATCGCGCCACGGCCGCGACCGTCGCTCCGCAAGCGGCCAGCCGCTCCGCGATCGCGCGGCCAATCCCGCGCGAGGCACCCGTCACCAGGGCCACCTGACCCGTCAAATCGACAGTACAACCGGAATGCGGAATCGCGTCGGCGGGCATGATGCTGAAGATCCTTCACGCGGCAATAAGTCCGTCGGGGGCCCGAACCGATCGCTCGGGCAATTCGAGCGGTTATATCCCCCCCGATCGCGGCCGATCAAGGCCAATCCGGGACGTCGGGTCCGGTCTCGACGGTTCAGGAGCGTCTCCGCAAACCGTTTGCAGGACGGACCAATCGCCCTATCACATCACCGGGCCGGAACGCTCGTGCAGGGCACTTTGCGGTTGATGCGCTTCAACAGACCGGTCAAGACCCGGCCCGGCCCGATCTCGTAGAAGGTATCGAAGCCATCGTCGAGCATCCGACGCATCGAGGCCTCCCACAAGACCCCTCGCGTGACCTGCGTGGCCAGCGTTCCTCGGATGGCATCCAGATCCTCGCCATGCGGTTCGGCCGTCACGTTCGAATAGACTGGAATCCTGGGCGGTTTCAGATCCGCCGAGGCCAATACCTCGGCCAGTTGCTCGTCGGCCGGCTTCATCAAGTCGGTGTGAAAGGCTCCGGCAACAGCCAGGGGGATGACCTTCATCGCGCCCAGTTCGGTGGCGATCGGCTCGACGTGCGTCAGGGCTTCCTTCGACCCCGAGACGACGATGTTCCCCGGGCAAAGCATGTTTGCCTTCCAGATCGTTCCGCCGCCAGTCGTCGCCACGCGGGCGATCAGCTCATCGACCTTGGCTTCATCCAGGCCGAGCACGCTCGTCATACCGCTCGGCGAGGCGTTCGAGGCGGCCTGCATCGCCTCTCCTCGGCGTCGAACCGTTCGCAAGCCGGCCTCGAAGTCGAGCGCTCCGGCAAACACGAGCGCCGTATACTCTCCCAGGCTCAGGCCCGCCGCTCCGACGGCCGAGGCGACCAAATCCGGCTCCCTCGCCTTCAGATCCTCCAGGGCCGCCAGGCTCGACACAAAGATCGCCGGCTGGCTGACATCGGTCGCTTCCAGCGCCTCGGCCGGCCCTTCAAAGCAGAGCTTCGACAGCGGGATGCCGAGGATCGCATCGGCCCGATCGAACAGTTCCCGAGCTGCCGGGACCTCCTCGTACAGTTCCTTGCCCATGCCGACCGCCTGGGCACCTTGACCGGGGAACAGAAACGCAACCTTCATCAGAACATTCATCCATGTTCGGGGTATCGATCAATCCAAGGCGTTCGAGCCGATCATTCGCGCTTACTGGGCCGCTTCTCCTTCGGCCTTCGGCGGCGTGACCTCCTCGATCTTCGGCGCGGCTTCCAGCTC includes these proteins:
- a CDS encoding WD40 repeat domain-containing serine/threonine protein kinase; translated protein: MSIADDDRSLLFATLAARSGLISISELDAALKQWATDRSRFIAEVLDDLGSLDAQKKAAVEQLMRLHLSQHGNDPRQSLRALSTVTSEEASGTDQGDPCSYVIDLEPATLDPDGTVIPGGLGIRKEERSAKALGDGRFRVIRLHARGGLGEVHVAYDTELDRDVALKEIQAQYADDLSSRTRFLLEARITGNLEHPGIVPVYALGRHEDGRPYYTMRFVRGESLRDAIERFHRSEGRPRSPRNRALRLRKLIVRFLAVCDAVDYAHSRGVIHRDLKPSNILLGPHGETLVVDWGLARALDDLGVEEGEARVVASESTGIDATVAIGPPPSALFGGGSGSTEQTVPGVAVGTPHFMAPEQAIGDPDRIGPASDVYSLGATLSTLLTGYPPIEGTEPKEILERVKAGDVVSPRSRDRSIDPSLDAICAKAMAFEPSDRYPTARALADDLERWLADEPVSARRDPWGIRLGRWSRRHQNWVAGILAALVVALGSLGFIAQVLLDRQQARLDRGVALAAAREADRDAQAAREAERLQRYYALFDRLRQRSATPRPGWTWQASVELAEAAELRPQGDEEGAALLRSIAAGRLATFDFKAADDLLPGLNPSCLAFAPDGQTLALGEFKAQGFLVCSVVLVDWPSGMIRRRFSFPASLKDQIRDGGQDGVRKMTFDAEGRWLAVGTRSGRVHAWDLDQDDPYRQVWSAHEGDVLGLAFASGGDAPSIVTCGDDGVLRRWDLDAPRRAPEAPVAEFHGDGPVRTLAIGRSGALASVVGSRLHRHNPETLESVEQGPEVGTNRLAWSPDGRMIAAGGFEAITLVSSDRLKVVRRLTDPELVSAAHRHGLSGLNFHPSGSLLVSASSHDDDRRIKFWDANTGQMVGSIHEAEGTGYSLIDVAFAPDGDWMVATGKGRATRVELTHHPAYEAVGLDETEVEALGFVPGGQALARLGRSDDLVRVDLWSLKGSERLAGIDLPTEGAKDGGPLGMAVAPEGDSVAFCGAGAGVFLWEIGTEKPPERISLRLPSTLEYSADGRRIWALFDDQTEIGCWDLDRHEMLVGWRDRGAEIVRGMLRLPSLTQAEPWIVAGGRDGLTRLLRLEAGELVLIRQWDHANGPILALALRPEGGLVVSGTSGGSLMTIPLPDGVPFRAVEDAHPGGVTCLAIAPDGRSLASGGFDRAVRLWRIDAPRLRHVATLGLASGGIRDLDFAPDGRSLAVAVEGEHALRLWQLDRLEASWDGMGIGVEP
- the thrS gene encoding threonine--tRNA ligase translates to MVQIQLPDGSVKDFSEGVRPREVAASIGKRLADAAIAAVANGTIVDLDRPLEVTTEGPVSFRVLTPKDPEALDVLRHSTAHVMARAILRIFPGARLAFGPTTTNGFYYDIDLPDSRTISEDDFEAIEAEMRTIIQQAEPFERFTLPVPDARQFCEDLGQQLKVEHIDQELHSYGTLSFYRQGEFVDLCRGPHIPHAGKVGAFKLLSIAAAYWKGRTDGPMLQRLYGTAFFDRKDLEAYLTQIEEAKKRDHRKLGKELGLFTLSEKVGSGLILWMPKGSIVRGILEQFLKDELLKRGYEPVYTPHIGKVELYKTSGHYPYYRDSQFPTLKMLSDPAMALVAGLERNELDDETQKILLAEARIDDTPYWKLDAAGRIGYVMEHGVSEEYLLKPMNCPHHIQIYAAQPRSYRDLPVRFAEFGTVYRYEQSGQLAGLTRVRGFTQDDAHLFCTPDQVRGEFRETMELTQFILGSLGLNDYRVRLSKSDRNDPKFQGADFDVWERAEADIRAVLDEMGLAYEEAEGEAAFYGPKADFVVRDCLGRQWQLGTVQLDYVLPERFELEYTGADNKPHRPVMIHRAPFGSMERFMGILIEHFAGAFPLWLAPEQVRVLPISDKVADYAQEVLNELKTAGLRAAIDRRPEKIGAKIRDAQLEKIPVMLVVGAKEAEARLVAYRDRIDGDQGTLPLADAIARLRAESDARTIRQTVTPSAPEPVTPESEGEKHAY
- a CDS encoding polysaccharide pyruvyl transferase family protein, with the protein product MSCTRREALSALIAPALAAAARPGRLDVPTVLLRSGWQTENIGDIAHTPGLIAVLEQHWPEAEVILWPSRPLDRGVEPMLRARFPSLRLIREQQVGEPRADDPTVDEAIASADLLLHGSGPSIVGASSIRQWRAATDKPFGLFGVTISAISDATRDLLAAASFVFTRETRSLALVKEAGIDGPNVRFVPDATFALDLRDEESADRLRTEHGLEPGRFACFVPRLRYTPYWEMRPGSVPEAQIAERLAINEQFAEQDHAKLREALIAWVRETGGKALIVPEMTYQVEIIRPLVFDPLPDDVKAKTVPLDRYWLTDEAASVYRQAAAVVSHECHSPIIALAGGTPALYVRQPTDTWKGQMYPDLGLGDWMMDVEDVTGAEVAARLLTLHTDPDAAEARRSKAIDSAAERFRLGVATAREAISQA
- the fabF gene encoding beta-ketoacyl-ACP synthase II — translated: MSRRVFITGMGVVTGLGETLKDFWAGLLEGRSGVGPLTLFDTTPFKVHFGGQVRDWDPDARFGHKEARRLDRFAQFALVAAESAVQDAGLDFINAPPIPHERCGVYIGSGIGGLNEFEEQHRNLIEKGPRQISAFTIPKLMVNAASGQISIKYGLKGPTSAMATACASAANAIGDAFKAIQAGWADLMVTGGSEAAITHMGLGGFASMRALSTRNDDPQHASRPFDKDRDGFVLAEGAGVLIIEAEEVARARGARLYAEVLGYGMSADGSHITAPDEEGRGAARAMRMCLNDAKCDPSSVGYINAHGTSTGLGDLAETKAMKTIFGDHAKNGLMVSSTKSHLGHLLGASGGVELVASALAIHRGVLPPTINLDEPGEGCDLDYIPHTAREVRVDRVMSNSFGFGGHNASLLIGRP
- the acpP gene encoding acyl carrier protein — protein: MSIEERVVEIVSEQMGVAKDQITRETEFIKDLGADSLDTVELVMEFEEEFDIQIPDEEAEKIQTVGQAVDYIQEHSK
- the fabG gene encoding 3-oxoacyl-[acyl-carrier-protein] reductase; protein product: MPADAIPHSGCTVDLTGQVALVTGASRGIGRAIAERLAACGATVAAVARSVDGLAGTIEAIRSAGGTAEAFAGSVASSEDVSRIVSEVEAKFEKVHVLVNNAGITKDGLMLRMEDEAFRDVLETNLFGAFYFTRAVGAVMMRQRYGRIVNISSVAGLMGNPGQANYSASKAGLIGFTRTVARELATRNITVNAVAPGFIETDMTDVLPDKVKDVVKDHVPMKKFGQVDDIADLVCYLSGPGARYLTGQVIAVDGGMTA
- the fabD gene encoding ACP S-malonyltransferase, encoding MMKVAFLFPGQGAQAVGMGKELYEEVPAARELFDRADAILGIPLSKLCFEGPAEALEATDVSQPAIFVSSLAALEDLKAREPDLVASAVGAAGLSLGEYTALVFAGALDFEAGLRTVRRRGEAMQAASNASPSGMTSVLGLDEAKVDELIARVATTGGGTIWKANMLCPGNIVVSGSKEALTHVEPIATELGAMKVIPLAVAGAFHTDLMKPADEQLAEVLASADLKPPRIPVYSNVTAEPHGEDLDAIRGTLATQVTRGVLWEASMRRMLDDGFDTFYEIGPGRVLTGLLKRINRKVPCTSVPAR